One region of Pieris rapae chromosome Z, ilPieRapa1.1, whole genome shotgun sequence genomic DNA includes:
- the LOC110997566 gene encoding tetratricopeptide repeat protein 39A isoform X1: MALHEPPMATPAAPEIQRKAPIVVQETDLDDEIEEFEDAEEPSMTLKRALADCERALDKFFSNDVEAAMKIMEPWKKVSLYHSHGAAIFKFIPAMLTMDPYQVQLASNAIEETFEICDGQRRCFSVAESFGAFLKKHNYEIYSEAQAHAELIRAEALLVQACLLVVDGEDLAGIVRATLRIKNSHDCYKHCLKILNKKRMWEDGKSREHFESGVRMGVATFNVMISMLPPKLIAILEFVGFSGDKEHGLRELLIGANNPGLRSVLCTLTLLMHNLVIGQFAAIPPDYDLARKLIDENLAKYPDSAWFLMFKARLELLLGKPALAVEIYEKAAQAKGLWPQLIHLAFWECMWAHAMLGEWDKCAFYASRLLEDSVWSRTLYAYVLLAASLQKETPPDSAWIEQLIQSATNYKQRILGRSVPVEKFALRRCERLRARGLLVLPCIELLCLWNMFPAIAKDQKLADNLLKVIEDEYNMIEKTILDYIKETRSASAKKTLEANGGKLKYDADDFNLIRFLRGAMLLAMGFPRLALEYFDAVIKDKEKIKENTHLIPYTLVETATCHYSLGDTDLALQLLAEARKKSGYPLESRLQFRIHAKTEMIRNQLEPRKTNAASNATARTKLDTPATLGTQGNLVMTTPPLPVPEKEDEDDDKKKKGKGKDKGKGKDKDKKDKKEDKKKSAKTVSKVETVVNIEGEVSVLPRPASPVAGTSKMDTMITTEGVVLVQPRSGDVPLSMSPPKNDRSK; the protein is encoded by the exons ATGGCGCTCCACGAGCCGCCGATGGCGACGCCAGCTGCGCCTGAGATTCAGCGTAAAGCCCCAATCGTCGTTCAGGAAACTGACCTCGATGACGAAATc GAGGAGTTCGAAGACGCAGAGGAACCATC tatGACACTAAAGCGGGCGCTAGCAGATTGCGAAAGAGCCTTAGACAAATTCTTCTCTAATGACGTGGAAGCCGCTATGAAGATCATGGAACCCTG GAAAAAAGTATCGCTATATCACAGTCACGGGGCGgcgatatttaaattcattccGGCGATGCTCACAATGGACCCTTACCAAGTTCAGTTAGCTTCAAACGCCATCGAGGAAACATTTGAAATATGTGATGGACAACGAAGGTGTTTCTCCGTAGCTGAAAGCTTTGGAGCTTTTCTTAAAAAG cacaattatgaaatatactcGGAAGCTCAGGCGCATGCTGAATTAATTCGAGCAGAAGCGCTGCTGGTACAGGCCTGTCTCCTTGTAGTAGATGGGGAGGATCTCGCAGGCATAGTACGTGCAACGTTACGCATCAAGAATTCACATGATTGTTATAA GCACTGCTTGAAAATATTGAACAAGAAAAGAATGTGGGAAGATGGGAAGTCACGTGAACACTTCGAGAGCGGAGTTAGAATGGGCGTTGCAACATTTAACGTCATGATTTCGATGTTGCCGCCCAAACTCATCGCCATACTCGAGTTCGTTGGCTTCTCAGGAGACAAG GAACACGGCCTTCGAGAATTGCTCATTGGAGCTAATAATCCAGGCCTCCGCTCCGTGTTATGCACCCTGACGCTACTAATGCACAACCTGGTCATCGGCCAGTTTGCTGCCATCCCTCCAGACTACGACCTTGCCCGGAAACTTATCGACGAGAACCTCGCG AAGTATCCGGACAGCGCGTGGTTCCTAATGTTCAAAGCCCGCCTCGAGCTTTTATTAGGTAAACCCGCGCTGGCTGTTGAAATATACGAAAAAGCAGCTCAAGCCAAAGGTCTATGGCCCCAACTGATACACTTAGCATTTTGGGAGTGTATGTGGGCTCACGC TATGTTGGGAGAGTGGGATAAATGCGCATTTTATGCGTCCCGGCTCCTTGAAGACAGTGTATGGTCGCGTACACTATACGCGTACGTGCTACTCGCCGCTTCCCTCCAAAAGGAAACTCCACCTGACAGTGCATGGATTGAACAGCTCATACa ATCAGCCACAAACTACAAGCAACGGATCCTAGGCAGATCAGTGCCAGTGGAGAAATTCGCTCTACGCCGTTGTGAGCGATTGCGCGCTCGAGGCCTACTAGTCCTGCCTTGTATTGAGTTGCTCTGTCTGTGGAATATGTTTCCCGCTATTGCAAAAGACCAAAAGCTGGCCGACAATCTCCTTAag GTCATCGAGGACGAATACAACATGATAGAAAAGACCATCCTTGACTACATAAAGGAAACTCGGTCTGCAAGCGCCAAGAAAACTTTGGAGGCGAATGGCGGGAAATTGAAGTATGACGCTGATGACTTCAACCTGATTCGGTTTTTGCGAGGAGCAATGCTTCTGGCTATGGGCTTCCCACGACTTGCCCTTGAGTACTTTGACGCTGTCATCAA GGACAAGGAGAAAATTAAGGAGAACACCCACCTTATACCGTACACGCTTGTTGAAACGGCGACTTGCCACTACAGCCTTGGAGACACCGACTTGGCTTTGCAATTACTAGCCGAGGCGAG GAAAAAGTCTGGGTACCCTCTCGAGTCGAGACTGCAGTTCCGCATCCACGCGAAAACGGAAATGATTCGGAATCAGCTAGAGCCCAGAAAAACTAATGCAGCCTCAAACGCGACGGCGCGAACAAAACTCGACACGCCCGCTACTTTGGGGACACAAGGAAATCTGGTGATGACCACTCCGCCTCTACCCGTCCCGGAAAAAGAGGATGAAGACGATGATAAGAAGAAGAAGGGAAAGGGTAAAGACAAGGGCAAGGGTAAAGACAAGGACAAGAAG gacaagaaagaagataaaaaaaaatcggcgAAAACTGTTAGCAAAGTTGAAACCGTCGTGAATATCGAGGGTGAAGTTAGCGTCTTACCTCGCCCG gCTTCGCCGGTGGCTGGCACGTCCAAAATGGATACGATGATAACAACCGAGGGTGTGGTGTTAGTTCAGCCCCGTTCTGGCGACGTGCCTCTGAGCATGTCACCTCCGAAGAACGATCGCAGCAAGTGA
- the LOC110997566 gene encoding tetratricopeptide repeat protein 39A isoform X2, whose amino-acid sequence MALHEPPMATPAAPEIQRKAPIVVQETDLDDEIEEFEDAEEPSMTLKRALADCERALDKFFSNDVEAAMKIMEPWKKVSLYHSHGAAIFKFIPAMLTMDPYQVQLASNAIEETFEICDGQRRCFSVAESFGAFLKKHNYEIYSEAQAHAELIRAEALLVQACLLVVDGEDLAGIVRATLRIKNSHDCYKHCLKILNKKRMWEDGKSREHFESGVRMGVATFNVMISMLPPKLIAILEFVGFSGDKEHGLRELLIGANNPGLRSVLCTLTLLMHNLVIGQFAAIPPDYDLARKLIDENLAYPDSAWFLMFKARLELLLGKPALAVEIYEKAAQAKGLWPQLIHLAFWECMWAHAMLGEWDKCAFYASRLLEDSVWSRTLYAYVLLAASLQKETPPDSAWIEQLIQSATNYKQRILGRSVPVEKFALRRCERLRARGLLVLPCIELLCLWNMFPAIAKDQKLADNLLKVIEDEYNMIEKTILDYIKETRSASAKKTLEANGGKLKYDADDFNLIRFLRGAMLLAMGFPRLALEYFDAVIKDKEKIKENTHLIPYTLVETATCHYSLGDTDLALQLLAEARKKSGYPLESRLQFRIHAKTEMIRNQLEPRKTNAASNATARTKLDTPATLGTQGNLVMTTPPLPVPEKEDEDDDKKKKGKGKDKGKGKDKDKKDKKEDKKKSAKTVSKVETVVNIEGEVSVLPRPASPVAGTSKMDTMITTEGVVLVQPRSGDVPLSMSPPKNDRSK is encoded by the exons ATGGCGCTCCACGAGCCGCCGATGGCGACGCCAGCTGCGCCTGAGATTCAGCGTAAAGCCCCAATCGTCGTTCAGGAAACTGACCTCGATGACGAAATc GAGGAGTTCGAAGACGCAGAGGAACCATC tatGACACTAAAGCGGGCGCTAGCAGATTGCGAAAGAGCCTTAGACAAATTCTTCTCTAATGACGTGGAAGCCGCTATGAAGATCATGGAACCCTG GAAAAAAGTATCGCTATATCACAGTCACGGGGCGgcgatatttaaattcattccGGCGATGCTCACAATGGACCCTTACCAAGTTCAGTTAGCTTCAAACGCCATCGAGGAAACATTTGAAATATGTGATGGACAACGAAGGTGTTTCTCCGTAGCTGAAAGCTTTGGAGCTTTTCTTAAAAAG cacaattatgaaatatactcGGAAGCTCAGGCGCATGCTGAATTAATTCGAGCAGAAGCGCTGCTGGTACAGGCCTGTCTCCTTGTAGTAGATGGGGAGGATCTCGCAGGCATAGTACGTGCAACGTTACGCATCAAGAATTCACATGATTGTTATAA GCACTGCTTGAAAATATTGAACAAGAAAAGAATGTGGGAAGATGGGAAGTCACGTGAACACTTCGAGAGCGGAGTTAGAATGGGCGTTGCAACATTTAACGTCATGATTTCGATGTTGCCGCCCAAACTCATCGCCATACTCGAGTTCGTTGGCTTCTCAGGAGACAAG GAACACGGCCTTCGAGAATTGCTCATTGGAGCTAATAATCCAGGCCTCCGCTCCGTGTTATGCACCCTGACGCTACTAATGCACAACCTGGTCATCGGCCAGTTTGCTGCCATCCCTCCAGACTACGACCTTGCCCGGAAACTTATCGACGAGAACCTCGCG TATCCGGACAGCGCGTGGTTCCTAATGTTCAAAGCCCGCCTCGAGCTTTTATTAGGTAAACCCGCGCTGGCTGTTGAAATATACGAAAAAGCAGCTCAAGCCAAAGGTCTATGGCCCCAACTGATACACTTAGCATTTTGGGAGTGTATGTGGGCTCACGC TATGTTGGGAGAGTGGGATAAATGCGCATTTTATGCGTCCCGGCTCCTTGAAGACAGTGTATGGTCGCGTACACTATACGCGTACGTGCTACTCGCCGCTTCCCTCCAAAAGGAAACTCCACCTGACAGTGCATGGATTGAACAGCTCATACa ATCAGCCACAAACTACAAGCAACGGATCCTAGGCAGATCAGTGCCAGTGGAGAAATTCGCTCTACGCCGTTGTGAGCGATTGCGCGCTCGAGGCCTACTAGTCCTGCCTTGTATTGAGTTGCTCTGTCTGTGGAATATGTTTCCCGCTATTGCAAAAGACCAAAAGCTGGCCGACAATCTCCTTAag GTCATCGAGGACGAATACAACATGATAGAAAAGACCATCCTTGACTACATAAAGGAAACTCGGTCTGCAAGCGCCAAGAAAACTTTGGAGGCGAATGGCGGGAAATTGAAGTATGACGCTGATGACTTCAACCTGATTCGGTTTTTGCGAGGAGCAATGCTTCTGGCTATGGGCTTCCCACGACTTGCCCTTGAGTACTTTGACGCTGTCATCAA GGACAAGGAGAAAATTAAGGAGAACACCCACCTTATACCGTACACGCTTGTTGAAACGGCGACTTGCCACTACAGCCTTGGAGACACCGACTTGGCTTTGCAATTACTAGCCGAGGCGAG GAAAAAGTCTGGGTACCCTCTCGAGTCGAGACTGCAGTTCCGCATCCACGCGAAAACGGAAATGATTCGGAATCAGCTAGAGCCCAGAAAAACTAATGCAGCCTCAAACGCGACGGCGCGAACAAAACTCGACACGCCCGCTACTTTGGGGACACAAGGAAATCTGGTGATGACCACTCCGCCTCTACCCGTCCCGGAAAAAGAGGATGAAGACGATGATAAGAAGAAGAAGGGAAAGGGTAAAGACAAGGGCAAGGGTAAAGACAAGGACAAGAAG gacaagaaagaagataaaaaaaaatcggcgAAAACTGTTAGCAAAGTTGAAACCGTCGTGAATATCGAGGGTGAAGTTAGCGTCTTACCTCGCCCG gCTTCGCCGGTGGCTGGCACGTCCAAAATGGATACGATGATAACAACCGAGGGTGTGGTGTTAGTTCAGCCCCGTTCTGGCGACGTGCCTCTGAGCATGTCACCTCCGAAGAACGATCGCAGCAAGTGA